In one window of Longimicrobiales bacterium DNA:
- a CDS encoding pre-peptidase C-terminal domain-containing protein, translating to GNAQTGLEQQPLSDAIVVEVRDEHGNGVPNTTVTFTPASGVVTPQALSTDASGIAAAIWTLGAAGAQSASVAVAGLSGPPLELTATALSPGAVIELQNNVEMTGIGALQGENRYYRITLPANVTRLTLSTTGGPGDADLYVRHGKLPTTGASACKSTAPATTESCTVQQPAAGDWYVLLDAFTTYSGVTLRGTWVSGGSMAVTVTGLPQGTEGSVVVTGPNGYERRLTATQSLPALVSGTYTVAAGFVRDASAVYVSTPESQQVQVVEGAETSVSVAYEATSGPLNLDIAGAYVTQSVQRTDGSIPLIAGRDGLLRVFARGNAVSTERPTVRARFYHNGSLAHTLIIPAPSATLPVSHDEGVLATTWNVVIPGSLLQPGTAVLVDVDPDDLVAEADETDNTFPESGTALSLDVRTATTLRARLVPVVQQGNGLQGDVTTANRDTYVTDAQAQYPLPAIDVDVRAPYTFTGALPSAYDTAWGRLLGEIEALRVTEAPGRYYYGVIKPSFTSGGTGLGYIGRPSAIGVDWPNWRSVTVAHEWGHNFGRRHVDCGGPASPDLGYPYVGGRLGHHGWDMRTNEIRSLGTHYDLMSYCQPGWTSDYTYEAVMAFRELEAGAGNVAQPSLLVWGRISADGAMLEPAFEVVAAPVMPRGAGRYRLTGIDKAGATVLDMSFDAYEVDHLPGERLFAWTIPLSRMGGQAPAELRLRGRGIGEVRRRPDAAAAAAADVRDVRVVREGANDVRVRWNATHAPVLLVRDGRTGEILSFARGGDARVRTSAAEIEINMSDGVKSTMRRIAVPR from the coding sequence GGCAACGCTCAGACCGGGCTGGAGCAGCAGCCGCTGAGTGACGCGATCGTTGTCGAGGTGCGCGATGAGCACGGCAACGGTGTGCCGAACACGACCGTGACCTTCACACCGGCGTCGGGCGTGGTGACGCCACAGGCACTCTCGACCGATGCGTCCGGGATTGCCGCCGCGATCTGGACGCTCGGCGCAGCCGGGGCGCAGAGCGCCAGCGTAGCGGTGGCAGGGCTGAGCGGTCCGCCGCTCGAGTTAACCGCCACGGCACTGTCGCCCGGTGCGGTGATCGAGCTGCAGAACAACGTCGAGATGACAGGCATCGGCGCGCTCCAGGGAGAGAACAGGTATTACCGCATCACGCTGCCCGCGAACGTCACGCGCCTGACGCTGTCGACGACCGGCGGCCCGGGCGATGCCGACCTGTACGTGCGACACGGCAAACTGCCTACCACGGGCGCGAGCGCCTGCAAGTCCACCGCTCCGGCCACGACGGAGAGCTGCACCGTACAGCAGCCGGCCGCCGGCGACTGGTACGTTCTGCTCGACGCGTTCACGACGTATTCCGGCGTCACCCTGCGCGGCACCTGGGTCTCCGGCGGCAGCATGGCAGTGACCGTTACGGGATTGCCGCAGGGAACGGAAGGCAGTGTCGTGGTCACCGGGCCGAACGGCTACGAGCGCCGCCTGACGGCGACACAGTCGCTCCCGGCACTCGTGTCGGGGACGTACACGGTGGCGGCCGGTTTCGTGCGCGATGCCAGCGCCGTCTACGTGTCGACGCCGGAGAGTCAGCAGGTGCAGGTCGTGGAGGGCGCCGAGACGAGCGTCAGCGTGGCGTACGAAGCGACGTCCGGACCGCTCAACCTCGATATCGCCGGCGCCTACGTCACACAGTCGGTGCAGCGCACGGACGGCTCGATTCCCCTGATCGCGGGACGTGACGGGCTGCTGCGGGTGTTCGCGCGCGGGAATGCAGTGAGCACGGAACGGCCGACCGTGCGTGCACGCTTCTACCACAACGGCAGCCTGGCGCATACGCTCATCATTCCCGCGCCGTCGGCGACACTTCCCGTGAGCCACGATGAAGGCGTGCTGGCAACTACCTGGAACGTCGTCATTCCGGGCTCCCTCCTTCAGCCGGGCACGGCGGTGCTCGTGGACGTCGATCCGGATGACCTGGTGGCCGAAGCCGACGAGACCGACAACACGTTCCCCGAATCCGGAACGGCGCTCTCGCTGGATGTCCGTACGGCAACGACGCTGCGGGCGCGCCTCGTGCCCGTCGTGCAGCAGGGCAACGGATTGCAGGGCGATGTCACGACAGCGAATCGCGACACGTACGTGACCGACGCGCAGGCCCAGTATCCCCTGCCGGCCATCGACGTGGATGTGCGCGCACCGTATACGTTCACGGGTGCGCTGCCGAGCGCATACGACACCGCCTGGGGTCGATTGCTCGGCGAGATCGAGGCGCTGCGCGTTACGGAGGCGCCGGGGCGCTACTACTACGGTGTCATCAAGCCTTCATTCACGTCGGGCGGCACGGGCCTCGGGTACATAGGTCGGCCGTCAGCGATCGGCGTGGACTGGCCGAACTGGCGTTCGGTGACGGTCGCGCACGAGTGGGGTCACAATTTCGGACGCCGCCACGTGGACTGCGGCGGGCCCGCGAGCCCGGACCTGGGCTATCCATATGTCGGCGGGCGTCTGGGTCACCATGGCTGGGACATGCGCACGAACGAGATACGGTCACTCGGCACGCACTACGACCTGATGTCCTACTGCCAGCCGGGGTGGACGAGCGACTATACGTACGAAGCCGTCATGGCATTCCGCGAGCTGGAGGCGGGCGCAGGTAATGTGGCGCAACCATCGCTCCTGGTGTGGGGCCGGATCTCGGCTGACGGCGCGATGCTGGAGCCCGCGTTCGAGGTAGTCGCCGCGCCGGTCATGCCGCGCGGGGCGGGCCGTTACCGCCTGACGGGCATCGACAAGGCCGGCGCCACGGTGCTGGACATGTCGTTCGACGCCTATGAAGTGGATCACCTGCCGGGCGAGCGGCTGTTCGCGTGGACCATTCCGCTCAGCCGGATGGGCGGCCAGGCGCCCGCCGAGCTACGCCTGCGTGGTCGCGGGATAGGGGAAGTGCGCCGCAGGCCGGATGCAGCAGCAGCTGCTGCCGCTGATGTGAGGGATGTGCGCGTCGTGCGGGAGGGTGCGAACGACGTGCGCGTCCGGTGGAACGCGACGCATGCACCGGTGCTGCTGGTTCGCGATGGGCGAACGGGCGAAATACTCTCGTTCGCACGCGGTGGCGATGCGCGCGTACGCACGTCGGCAGCGGAGATCGAGATCAACATGTCGGACGGAGTGAAGAGCACAATGCGCAGAATCGCGGTGCCGCGATGA
- a CDS encoding DUF6438 domain-containing protein, whose protein sequence is MIRLAAIPAVRESSTREAIPTERGSSARASIAAARKHSTREAIAALALVAAAGTVAACSPAQNGAADGANQPAAVVSAGSRITMQRMPCFGTCPVYTVDITADGTVSFTGERFVDSTGTRTAAIAPDSAAALMQELIARGFHDFADRYTHEAKECGSYHTDAPRVILTLRAGGRLKTVEHDYGCSDAPDELRALQERVDSVAGVKRWVGGQ, encoded by the coding sequence ATGATTCGATTGGCTGCGATCCCGGCAGTGCGGGAGTCTTCCACGCGCGAGGCGATCCCGACCGAGCGGGGGTCTTCCGCGCGCGCGTCGATCGCGGCAGCGCGGAAGCATTCCACGCGCGAGGCGATCGCGGCACTGGCGCTGGTCGCGGCTGCGGGGACGGTCGCAGCGTGCAGTCCGGCGCAGAACGGCGCAGCTGACGGTGCGAATCAGCCGGCTGCTGTCGTGAGCGCTGGTTCCCGCATCACGATGCAGCGCATGCCATGTTTCGGCACGTGTCCTGTCTACACCGTCGACATCACGGCGGACGGCACGGTCAGCTTCACCGGCGAAAGGTTCGTCGACTCGACCGGCACACGCACCGCAGCAATCGCACCCGATTCTGCCGCTGCGCTCATGCAGGAGCTGATTGCACGCGGCTTCCACGATTTCGCGGACCGCTACACGCACGAAGCGAAGGAGTGCGGATCCTATCATACGGATGCGCCGCGCGTGATTCTGACGCTGCGCGCGGGCGGCCGCTTGAAGACGGTGGAGCACGACTACGGCTGCAGCGATGCCCCCGACGAGCTGCGTGCGCTACAGGAACGCGTCGACAGCGTCGCCGGCGTGAAGCGGTGGGTAGGGGGTCAGTAG
- a CDS encoding prolyl oligopeptidase family serine peptidase: MLRVRTSLPMTIAFILGATVPAAAQMEPAALRALDHDAYDIWNRIGAQALSNDGRWALFAITSEANDPTLTVVDVAGTTRHVIERAEAPAFDAGSRFVAFTIKPTKAVLEEARKKKTPPARMPADTLGILDLRTGAVTRVARIRGFRMPDDAGDWLAYQLGRAPDEKPDSAAADSTVAPGAVEPRRPEPGRMPEPPAGETAGDTTKKAPERKREEGYPVVLLNPATGEERRFEDVVTYAFSDDGSRLVFTRSNKTGDADGVYVTDTRTGNITTLLSGKGEYKQVAIDDAGRQVAFISNVDEFEQVDSTAGEPSWKLYHWDGRAASARVIAAPSSAGIPEGAWIPDNGTVRFSPDGRRIYFPTADRPEPDPEAEEDGEEKVVVDIWNWKDPLIQPMQLRQAAQERRRTYEAVIHLRDGRIVQLERPDLPSVSVALRGDGDLAVGTSNLPYRQEISWGESGSDVYLVDVRTGAATQILEYNRGNASLSPEGRYLTWFDGEQQAWFAMDVRSRSIANISERIPHAVHNEEHDSPSLPRAYGSAGWTTDDSRFLIYDSHDIWAVDPTGRAEPRNVTEGVGRRDNLRLRYVRLDTEERAIDPSSEMLLSAFNLWTKQDGFYRDRVNGTQTPSRIMMADKRFGNPRKARDANTVIFTRSDFREFPDLWVSDLTFADARRLSEANPQQSEYRWGTAELVDWRSADGETLQGVLYKPDGFDPSQKYPMMVYFYERLSDNLHGHVIPAPGSSSINISFYVSRGYLVFTPDIPYRIGYPGESAFKAVVPGVLSLLERGFVDEQRVGVQGHSWGGYQIAYLVTKTDIFRAAEAGAPVANMVSAYGGIRWESGMSRMFQYEKTQSRLGGTLWDTPMRYIENSPIFWADKVNTPLLMMHNDEDGAVPWEQGIEYFVALRRLGKPVWMLNYNGEAHGLRKEVNRKDWTIRMQQFFDHYLLDAPPPVWLEQGVPATEKGRNLGLDLVTGPITNN, from the coding sequence ATGCTTCGAGTCCGGACCTCCCTCCCGATGACGATCGCCTTCATCCTCGGCGCCACCGTTCCGGCGGCCGCGCAGATGGAGCCTGCAGCGCTGCGCGCGCTGGACCACGATGCGTACGACATCTGGAATCGAATCGGCGCCCAGGCGCTGTCGAATGATGGCCGCTGGGCCCTGTTCGCGATCACGTCCGAAGCGAACGATCCCACCCTGACCGTCGTCGATGTGGCGGGCACCACGCGTCACGTGATCGAACGTGCGGAGGCGCCGGCGTTCGATGCCGGCAGCCGCTTCGTCGCGTTCACGATAAAGCCGACCAAGGCGGTGCTCGAGGAGGCACGCAAGAAGAAGACGCCGCCAGCGCGCATGCCCGCCGACACGCTCGGCATTCTCGATCTCCGGACCGGCGCGGTCACCCGCGTGGCGCGCATCCGCGGCTTCCGCATGCCCGACGACGCGGGCGACTGGCTCGCGTATCAGCTGGGTCGCGCGCCCGACGAGAAGCCCGACTCGGCCGCGGCGGACAGCACGGTGGCGCCCGGCGCCGTCGAGCCGCGACGCCCCGAACCGGGCCGCATGCCGGAGCCACCCGCCGGCGAGACCGCGGGCGATACGACGAAGAAGGCGCCGGAGCGCAAGCGCGAGGAAGGTTACCCCGTAGTCCTGCTGAACCCTGCAACGGGTGAGGAGCGACGGTTCGAGGATGTGGTCACGTACGCGTTCTCGGACGACGGTAGCCGCCTCGTCTTCACGCGCTCGAACAAGACCGGTGACGCCGATGGCGTGTATGTCACGGACACGCGCACGGGGAACATCACCACATTGCTTTCCGGCAAGGGTGAGTACAAGCAGGTCGCGATCGACGATGCCGGCCGGCAGGTGGCGTTCATCTCGAATGTCGATGAGTTCGAGCAGGTCGATTCCACTGCGGGCGAGCCTTCATGGAAGCTCTACCACTGGGATGGCCGCGCTGCGTCCGCTCGTGTGATCGCAGCGCCGTCTTCCGCAGGCATTCCGGAGGGCGCCTGGATCCCCGACAACGGCACCGTCCGCTTCTCGCCTGACGGACGCCGCATCTATTTCCCGACCGCCGATCGTCCGGAGCCCGACCCCGAAGCGGAGGAGGACGGCGAGGAAAAGGTCGTGGTCGACATCTGGAACTGGAAGGATCCGCTGATCCAGCCGATGCAGCTGCGCCAGGCGGCGCAGGAGCGCAGGCGTACATACGAGGCTGTCATCCACCTGCGTGACGGGCGCATCGTTCAGCTGGAGCGGCCGGACCTGCCCAGCGTGAGTGTGGCACTGCGCGGCGATGGTGATCTCGCAGTGGGCACGTCGAACCTCCCCTACCGCCAGGAGATATCGTGGGGCGAAAGCGGCAGCGACGTCTATCTCGTCGATGTCCGTACCGGCGCTGCGACACAGATCCTCGAGTACAACCGCGGCAACGCGTCGCTCTCACCGGAAGGCCGCTACCTCACATGGTTCGATGGCGAGCAGCAGGCGTGGTTCGCGATGGATGTCCGCTCGCGCAGCATCGCGAACATCTCGGAGCGCATTCCGCACGCAGTCCACAATGAGGAGCACGACTCACCGTCGCTCCCTCGCGCGTACGGCAGCGCGGGCTGGACGACGGACGATTCGCGATTCCTCATCTATGACAGCCACGACATCTGGGCGGTGGACCCGACCGGACGCGCGGAGCCGCGCAACGTTACCGAGGGTGTGGGCCGGCGTGACAATCTGCGCCTGCGCTACGTCCGGCTGGATACCGAGGAGCGTGCGATCGATCCGTCGAGCGAGATGCTGCTCTCGGCATTCAACCTGTGGACCAAGCAGGACGGCTTCTATCGCGATCGCGTGAACGGCACGCAGACGCCGTCGCGCATCATGATGGCCGACAAGCGGTTCGGGAATCCGCGCAAGGCGCGCGACGCGAACACCGTGATCTTCACGCGCAGCGACTTCCGCGAGTTCCCCGACCTCTGGGTCTCCGACCTCACGTTCGCGGACGCACGCCGGTTGAGCGAGGCGAATCCGCAGCAGTCTGAATACCGGTGGGGCACCGCTGAGCTGGTGGACTGGCGCTCGGCTGATGGTGAGACGCTCCAGGGCGTACTCTACAAGCCGGACGGGTTCGATCCGTCGCAGAAGTATCCGATGATGGTCTACTTCTACGAGAGGCTGTCCGACAATCTGCACGGCCACGTCATCCCCGCGCCCGGCAGCTCGAGCATCAACATCAGCTTCTATGTCAGCCGCGGATATCTCGTCTTCACGCCCGACATCCCGTACCGCATTGGCTACCCGGGTGAGAGCGCGTTCAAGGCGGTCGTCCCCGGCGTGCTCAGCCTGCTCGAGCGCGGCTTCGTCGATGAGCAGCGCGTCGGCGTGCAGGGCCACTCGTGGGGTGGTTACCAGATCGCGTACCTGGTCACCAAGACCGACATTTTCCGCGCCGCAGAGGCAGGTGCGCCGGTCGCGAACATGGTGAGCGCCTACGGCGGCATTCGCTGGGAGTCGGGCATGAGCCGCATGTTCCAGTATGAGAAGACGCAGAGCCGCCTGGGCGGCACGCTCTGGGACACGCCGATGCGCTATATCGAGAACTCACCCATCTTCTGGGCCGACAAGGTGAACACGCCGCTGCTCATGATGCACAACGACGAGGATGGAGCGGTGCCGTGGGAGCAGGGCATCGAGTATTTCGTCGCGTTGCGCCGCCTGGGCAAGCCCGTCTGGATGCTGAATTACAACGGTGAGGCGCACGGCCTGCGGAAGGAAGTGAACCGGAAGGACTGGACGATCCGCATGCAGCAGTTCTTCGATCACTATCTGCTGGATGCACCGCCGCCGGTTTGGCTCGAGCAGGGCGTTCCGGCTACGGAGAAGGGCCGCAACCTCGGGCTCGACCTCGTGACCGGTCCGATAACGAACAACTGA
- a CDS encoding ferritin-like domain-containing protein → MQIGTMELKRLNFYRACELHGGLMLGQLVRRVRDPELIVMLTRHSADEYAHARLWTDTIIELGGEPHPVRATYQSRLGRIVGAPGSVFQVLALSQVFERRVFRHFTQHARLPGTHPAVRAVLERMIDEEKVHLSWMADWLQVESARRRVNVNDLLSRFALADARVYGELLYEYRFHAIA, encoded by the coding sequence ATGCAGATCGGTACCATGGAGCTCAAGCGGCTGAACTTCTACCGCGCCTGCGAGCTGCACGGCGGCCTGATGCTCGGGCAGCTGGTGCGCCGCGTCCGGGATCCGGAACTCATTGTCATGCTGACGCGTCATTCGGCCGACGAGTACGCGCACGCTCGACTGTGGACCGACACGATCATCGAGCTGGGCGGTGAGCCGCACCCGGTCCGCGCCACGTACCAGAGCCGGCTGGGCAGGATCGTCGGTGCACCGGGCAGCGTATTCCAGGTTCTCGCGCTCTCACAGGTGTTCGAGCGTCGCGTGTTCCGTCACTTCACGCAGCACGCGCGTCTGCCCGGCACGCACCCGGCCGTGCGCGCGGTGCTCGAGCGGATGATCGATGAGGAGAAGGTCCATCTGTCGTGGATGGCCGACTGGCTGCAGGTGGAGTCGGCGCGTCGACGCGTGAATGTCAACGACCTGCTGAGCCGGTTCGCACTGGCCGATGCGCGCGTGTACGGCGAGCTCCTGTACGAGTACCGCTTCCACGCGATTGCCTGA